One Corynebacterium aurimucosum genomic window, TTTCACGGTTTCCGCCTCACTACCAACCAATAGCCGTGCTAGCGCCGAAGTCGGCTCTTAGCTCTTAGCGCCCAGAGCGGTATGACTTACCCCACCGCTGTTGGGCCGTCGTCCTCGCATGCGAATCCTACAATTGAAGTCGGGAGAACTTTATGGCAACGTCGTTTCGCCCATTCACGGTAAAGGAAAAGAAATATGATTGAATTTCTTTTATTCCTCTGGCCCTCAGTGCTCTATATTTTTTTCCGGCGAAAGTCACTTGGGGTGTCCCGTGCCCGGGCACATGTGGGGTTGCGATGGGGAAGCTGGCAAGCGGCAGGGTTAAGCCTCGTTTTGTTCCCTGTGCTGCTAGGAATTGGTTACCTTGGTATCGGACCTGACCCCTGTTAGGTAGACACCTGATATCCAGCCCTGTTGGGTTGGGAAGAAAGGTAATCTACCACCATGCCTAGGTACTCCGAACAGTTCAAACGTGATGCTGTGGCCCTCTACGAAAACAATGAGGACCTCTCACTTCACGCGGCTTCAGCAGAGCTAGGAATCAATCGTTCCTCACTTTATTCCTGGCTTAAGCAGTACGGCACCGGCAAGCGTGTCCGCACAAAAAGCATGCGCGACAAGGCACAGGCGACGACTGATTCTGAACGAATCCGTCAGCTAGAAAAAGAAGTCTCTAAGCTTCGTGAAGAACGCGATATCCTGCGTAAGGCCGCGAAATATTTTGCCGAAGAGACACGCTGGTAATCCGCTTCCAGTTTGTCTATGACCATCGAACCGAGTACTCGGTCAAGCGGATGTGCCACGTGTTAAAGCTCAATCGCTCCTCGTTCTACAAATGGGTCAACACCCGCGAAAAACGCAGGTTAAAGATGTGTTCGGATGCTCTTATTGGTGCACGAATCAAGAGCATCTTCGATGATGAGCACGGGCTTTATGGTGCTAAACGCATCGCTGCAAGCCTTAAAGCCGATACGGACTTTCCTCCGATCAATCACAAGAAGGTCGCACGCATTATGAAATCCATGGGGCTAAAAGGCTTTACCAAACAACGTCGATGTGTCACTACCAGGCGCAAGCCTGGTCATCGAGTCATGCCAGATTTAGTAGGCCGCAAATTCACCGCTGATAAGCCGAACCAGGTGTATGTAGGCGATATCACCTACCTGCCGTGTAAGGGAGGCAAGAACATGTACCTTGCCACAGTCATCGACGTCTACTCGCGCAAACTTGTCGGTCATGCGCTCGCCGATCACATGCGGGTATCGCTGGTTATCGAAGCTTTGTCCCATGCCAGCAAGGTTCGCGGAAGCCTTAAAGGGGTAATTTTCCATTCTGATCATGGCAGTGTGTACACCTCACAGGCTTTTCAAGACCACTGCACCCAACTTGGTGTTCGCCAATCCATGGGAGCAGTGGGAACGAGTGCCGATAATGCCCTGGCAGAATCGTTTAACGCCACTTTAAAGCGTGAAGTTCTGCGAGATAGGAAAGTTTTTGACAATCCCATCATCTGCCGCCAAGAAGTCTTCCGATGGTGCATGCGCTACAACACGCGCAGACGGCACTCCTGGTGCAACCTTCTAGCCCCCGATGACTTCGAAGCACTCACATCAGCTACACTGACCCAAGCAGCATAGCTAACCCCCGACGTGTCTACTTTCCGGGGGTCAGGCCCATCCGTCTCGTGCCGACAGCTAGTCTTACCCTCCCAGGTGTCGTTCTCGTCCAAGGGGTAAGTGGTGCCGCGATTCTTAGAGCCGTAGGCGAGGAGATTTTCTTCCGAGGATTCCTCGGCGGCTTGTTTCTTCGACGCTGGGGACTATGGGGTGGGAACACTCTTCAGGCCGCTCTTTTTCTCGTGCCTCACCTCGTGCTATTGAGTGTTGATGTGCATCTGTGGCCGATACTTCCCGTTCAGTTCCTCAGTGGCTGGATACTTGGCGCGGTGAGATATCGTTCGGGCAGCATCATTGAGTGCTCAATTCTACATGCTGCCGTTAATGTTGGGATTGGACTGCTGGCGGGTTAAGTGAAGGATTGCGTTCGTGTGCTCGGGGCGATTAATGGTCAACTCTGAGCACAAAGCTCTGTGCCGCAGGTCTATCTTTCGTCCGTTAGGCGTCGCACGGCCTCCCGGATGACCTCAGGGCGCTTGCAGAAAGCAAAGCGCACCTTGTACTTCCACGGCTCGGGATTGTCCGTGAAAGCGGCTAGCGGGATGGCGGCCACGCCCTTCGTTTCGGGCAGCTGCATGCAGAAATCAATGCCGCTTAAACCGGTAGAGGAGACATCGGCAACCACATAGTAAGTGCCGCCGGTGTCATGGACGTGGAATCCCAGTTGCTTGAGACCTTCTACAAGGATGCTGCGGCACTCTGCAAGTTCAGACACCATGCCGTCTAGCCAATCCTGTTCATAACGCAGGGCATGGGCCACGGCCGGCTGGAAGGGCGTGGTGGAGACGAAGGTGGTGAATTGCTTGGCTTTGATGACGCCGTCGAGAAGCTTAGGCTCTGCAATGGCCCAGCCGGTCTTCCACCCGGTGCAGTTGAAGGACTTGGCGGCAGAAGAAACTGTGACCGTGCGCGAAGCCATCCCCGGCAGGGATGCGATGCTGACGTGTTCGGTGCCGAAGGTGAGGTTTTCGTAGACTTCGTCGGCCAACACGAGGAGGTCCCTTTCCACGCAGAGCTCGGCGAGCTCGGTGAGTGCTTCTCGGGAGAAGACCGAGCCGGTCGGGTTGTGCGGGGTGTTGATGATGACCATGGCGGTCTTATCGGTCACGGCTGCACGCACCGCATCGACGTCGATATCCCAGCTATTGCCGGATTCCTTCAAGGGGACGGGGATGCGGGTGGCGTCGGCAAGCGCGATGGCAGCGGCATAGGCATCGTAGTAGGGCTCGAGGACAATGACCTCGTGGCCCGGTTCTACCAAGCCGAGCACCGTGGCGGTAATCGCTTCGGTAGCGCCGGCGGTGACCACGACGTGGTCCTGGGGTACGGAGTAGGTCTCCGCGATGGCGCTGAGCAGTTCCGAGACGCCGCGAAGGGGAGCGTATTGGTTGTTGCCGCCGGCGATGTTCTCCTGGGCAATCTCCAGCATGCGCTGTGGGCCGTCGCTATCGGGGAAACCCTGGCCTAGGTTCACCGCGTCATTCTCCACGGCGAGAGCGGTCATGGTGGCGAAGATGGTTTCGCCAAATTCTTGTAGTCTCTCAACAGTCATTTAGAGTACCAGTAGATCGTATTTCGTAGCTTTTACATCGGTTAGACGCTTGCGGGCGCGCTCGAGGCGCTGCCACTGATCTTCCGGAATGGACTTGCGGGCAATCGTCACGGTCTCCGCATCTGGGGTGCCCCAGGCAATCGGCATGGGGGTGATCTGCTGCCAATGTTCCTTGTCGTCGCTGCTGCGCTGGCCGGAGACCGCGGCCACCGGAACCTTGGTTCCCACGGTGCGCTTAATGCCCGGGATATTGGTGACCGTGCGCAGGCAGGCGCCCCAGCGCGGCGGAGCCTTCGGGTCCACGTTGGTATTCACCAGCGCCATGAGGACCATGTCGCGCTCGTTGACCTCTGCGACGACGGCGGGGGCTAACGGATAGGAATCATAAAGTTTCTGAGCCGAGCCGACCTTGCTTGAGGCCAAGACGCCGATGACGGCGCAAAAGATTCCGAAGAGCACCATGCCCAGCGCTAGCGTGATGCGCCAGACGGCCTCCATGCCGAAGTAGACGGCAATGCCGCCGATGATAAATAAGAGGCCCATGATGAGTCCGGAATTGCGCAGGCGCGCGGAATCACGCAGGAGCTCATTGTTCTTCTTGGCAAAGTCTTCGTTGACTTCAAACTTGAAAATCTTCATCAGCTCACAAGTCTACTTCGTCCACCAGCCGGTAGGCATAACCTTGCTCGGCCAAAAAGCGCTGGCGGTGCATGGCGTATTCCGCATCGATCGATTCACGCGCCACCAGGGTGTAGAAGGTGGCCTCCTGCCCATCCTTCTTCGGACGTAGCAGACGGCCCAAGCGCTGCGCTTCTTCCTGGCGGGAGCCAAAGGTACCGGAGACCTGGATGGCCAGGGCAGCTTCGGGAAGGTCGATGGAAAAATTCGCCACCTTGGACACCACCAGGGTGGGAAGTTCGCCCTCGCGGAACTGCTGAAAGAGCTTTTCGCGTTTGGCGGTGGAAGTCTTGCCGTCAATGACCGGTGCGTCTAGGTGCTCACCGAGCTCCTCCAACTGGTCCACGTAGGCGCCGATGATCAGCGCCTGCTGGCCTGCATGTTTCTTCAGCAGCTTGTCGACGGCCCGCAGCTTCGCGCTTGCCGACGCCGCAATCCGGTATCGCTCCCGCGCTTGTGCGGTGGCATAGAGCAGGCGCTCCTCCTGCGTCATGTCCACGCGCACCTCGACGCAGTCCGCGGTGGCGATATATCCGGCGGATTCCAGCTCCTTCCACGGCGCGTCATAACGCTTGGGTCCGATGAGAGAAAAGACATCGCCCTCGCGGCCGTCCTCGCGGATGAGCGTGGCGGTCAGCCCCAAGCGACGGCGCGATTGCAAGTCGGAGGTCATACGGAAAACGGGGGCGGGCAAGAGGTGGACTTCGTCGTAGATGATAAGGCCCCAGTCGTGGGAATCGAAGAGCTCGAGTGCGCGGTATTCGCCCTTGGTCTTGCGGGTGACCACTTGGTAGGTGGCGATGGTGATGGGCTTGATCTCTTTCTTCTCGCCTGAGTACTCACCAATTTCCTCCGGCGTCAGGCTGGTGCGGCGCAGTAGTTCATCGCGCCATTGGCGCCCGGCCACGGTGTTGGTCACGAGGATGAGCGTGGTGGCCTGTGCTTTGGCCATGGCGGCAGCACCCACGATGGTTTTGCCCGCGCCACACGGCAGGACCACGATGCCGGAGCCACCGGACCAAAAAGAATCGGCGGCATACTGCTGATAATCGCGCAGCTGCCAGTCCACCTCCTTTGTGCTCAGCGCGATGGGGTGGGATTCGCCGTCGACGTAACCGGCGCGGTCATCGGCGGGCCAGCTGGCTTTGAGCAGCTCCTGTTTCAGCCGCCCGCGCGCGGATGGCGGAACGGCGATGGTGTTGTCATCGATGCGCGGGCCCAGCAACTCGCTGACCTTCTTGGTGCGCGTGAGCTCCTCCAGGATGACGGGCTCGTCCGATTCGAGGATGAGACCGTGGGCCGGATGCGCCAGCAGGCGCACGCGGCCGTAGCTCGACATGGTCTCGGCGACGTCGATCAGCAGCGCCTGCGGCACCGGGAAGCGGGAGTAGTTCTCTAAAACGTCCACTACCTGCTCGGCATCGTGCCCGGCGGCACGCGCATTCCACAGGGCCAGAGGGGTGATGCGATAGGTGTGGATGTGCTCGGGCGCGCGCTCCAGCTCGGCGAAGGGCGCGAGTGCCGCGCGGGCCTCATTGGCCTGCGGGTGATCCACCTCGAGGAGGACAGTCTTGTCCGATTGGACGATGAGCGGTCCGGGCATGATGGGGCCTTTCTACTCTGGGCGTCAGGGAAAGATTTAATCCCTGTCGGCGAAGCGGACGGAGGAAATACGGTGAACCGGGAAACGCACGGGCTTGCCCGCGGTGCCTAGGGCATCAATGTAGCCGCCCTCAACGGAGAGTGGTGTCACGGTCACGGTGCGGATATCGCCGCTTTTATCGGCATAGGAAATCACGATATCGGCGTGGAAGCGCGCGGCGGCGCGGGCCAGAGTGAGCGGATCCGGTTCCTCCTCCTGGTGTGCGCTCGGGTCCTGCGCTGACTTCTGCAATGCCTGAAGCGCCTGCTCCACCGAGGCGGGGTCGCGCTTGCCGGGCTTCGTGCGGGGCGTGGGCAAAAGGTAGGGCTCGGGGGCGACGGTAAGTGAAGCGCCGGATTCATCCTCCGGGGTGGGGGATAGGCCCTTCGCTCGCAGCTTCTCCAGCAGCTCGCCCACGCGCAGCTGCGATACCGCGACGGTGGGCGCGAGCAGGCGCAGACCGGCAACGGATGCGACGGCAAGCTCCAGGAGCGCGGGGTCCTCGCTGCGCAGGTATGAGAGCGCCGGCCCGCTGCGGAGGGTGCCATGGCGCTTGGCGACGTCCCCGATGGCAAACTCCAACGCCTGCGGCACGCCCGTCGGGCAATGCTTGTCCAAGAAGCTCGTCATTTCCTGGGCGGTGAGGCCCTGGTCCATGCCGCGGCGGATGGTGGACTCGCTGATGCGATACACGCTGGCCAGGCCTGGGGATTCGAGGTCCGCCAGGGAGGCGAGGGTGCGGTGTGTGTCTGGCTCAAGGGGGCCGGGCACGAGGACGGTGAGATCTTGTTGGATGATGAATTCGCTGACGGTATCGGGGACGAGGCTGGCGGCCGCGGCGGAATCAGCCAGCACGCGGGTGGCTTTGCCCAGTGCAATGGCACCGATCCATTCGGCTTCGGCGCGCAGATTCTCAATGGTCAGCGTGCGCGTGTGGCTGGCAAAGAGAGGGGAGCGAAAGCGCAGATCCTCCCAGAACTCTTCGCTGTTCAGCGCGACTGCTGAGTGAGCGTAGACACCCAGGACGAAGCTACGGAAGCGCGGCAGGCGGCGCACTGCGCTGTCGTCTGCGAGCACCCGAGTATCGCTCCACGTGGCCCAGGGGGAGGTACGCCAGGCGTCGAGAAGAATGCGCCACTTCTCCCCGAGATCGGCCTCGAGCCAGTCCTGGGATCCGGTAGTGGGGGCGAGGAAATGGCCCTCTAAGCCATCCGGCTCGCCGCGGTGGAGAAGCCGGGCGTGGTGTCCTAGAGCAATAAGCCGCCCGACTTCTTCTTTATCCAAGTCGAGGTCCTTCGCCAACTGGTTGAGCGGGCGAACGCCCACCGAAGAATCCTTGAGCAGCGCGACCGGGTGGCTACCGAGCAACTCGATGAGCCTCTCCATGCCACGCACGGCCTCGAGGCCCGCCGCGGCACCGGCGTCGTCTGCCTTTGAATCCGGTTCCGGGGTGCCGGCGCGGCCTGAAGGAGTGGTGGGGATGGGCGGGGTGGCGTCCCCAACCAGTGCACGGGCAAGCGCGCGCGGCAGGCGTACCGAGTGGGCATTGATGCGCTCCAGGAAACCTTTGGCCAGCAGGCGCTTGGCGGGGTCGTCAGAGTTGATATCCGGCTCGGTGTCAGTGGTGTATCCCACGCCATCGCCCTTGGCCAAAGCGTCGAGGATGTGGCGCTCTTCTGGAGTGAGCGCTTCGATGTCTTGTGCGTCGAACTCGACTTGATTGCGCAGCGACCATCCGGTGGGAAGCGAGCCCATCACCGCGGTGACGATGCGTACCTGCGGGGCGTTGCCGAAGACGAGGCCGCGCTCCTTGAGCTGTTTCGTGATTGTGGGGTTGGTGTCTTCCACCATGTCGACCTCGCCGCCGCGTTGTGCGATGTCCTCCAAGGCGGCGAGCTGCTCGGCGTTGCTTGCCGCCAAGGCATCCGCGACGTGCATCGGAAGTGTCAGGCGCGAGGCCAGCGCGTCGAAGTCCTTCGGTGCGGGGGAGAGAACATCGCTGCGGTTACTCAGCAGGGCGCGTAAGTCTTCAGCGGGTAGTTGGCTGAGCCATTCGCGGTAGCTCTCGGTGACGTGGGCGCGGTTTGAGGGGGAGGTCATGATGGCCATCAAGTTTAGTAGGCGGGGGAGGGATGGGGCCCTCGTTGGGTGATTAAGTTACTTTTCGGCGCAGGGTTTGGAATAATAAGGAGCATGTCGAATGAGAACAAAGGCTTCGTATCCCCGGCTTGGCCGAAGAACAGCCCCCGCGAGCACGTCATTACTGAGATCACTGCACCGTTTGCTGGCGCATCCAGCCCGTATGGTGACGATCTGATTCTGCCGATGCCGGCAGAGAAGCTGAACTACGTACACCCGTACACCCGCATCAACCGCTAAGTTGGCGCGCAGAAATCTGCGCTTCACTTAGCGAATGTGCTGAGCCTGACTGGCCTGCTTTCAGCCCCTCCGAGAATGTTCTCCTCGGTGGGGCTATACGTGTTTGTAATGTACTTGCGCCTCAACTAGTCGGCACGGGAACTAGTCGGCACGGGCTTGGGCTTTAAAGCCGTCGAGCAGCGTATCGATGAGCTGGGCTTGTATACCTGATAGGTAGTCGGTGCTCACTGGCGTTCTGGGCAGCGGGCGGGTGATGAGACCGATGCCGATGTGAAGTTCGAGTGGGGTGAGGGACTCGGGGCAGAGGCCTGCTTGCCGCGCGAGTTCGATCATCGGTTGGTAGATCGATTTCAGTTCTGCTGTGCGATGGGCAGCGATCTTCTGCGCGTCATCGTCTGAGAACGCAGCAGTGTTCATTTCGGCTGCCGCAGCTTGAACAACGGCGGCGAAGTTAAGGCCGGCGATGCGATGAATGATATCGCGCCAGGTGCCTTCGGGGTCCTCGTCGAAGCCTTGCAGGTGGCTGTCCACCTCTTCCTTGATGTTCGCTACCTCCGCGCTGGTGATGGCAACGATGAGGGAGAGCCGCTCGGGGAAGTGGCGTGAGACCGTGGCGACGCCCACGCCAGCTTTCTTGGCGATTGAGCGCATGGATACGCCCGGTCCCTCGGTGATGAGCAGCTGCCTGGCTGCTGCGACGATGGCTTGCTTGCTTTCTGCTGCATCTTGTCTCACGGCTTGCATCATATCAAACGGAACACTATGCTCCACTTTGTAAGTGAAACATCCTGTTCCGTTTGGAGGCTATGTAATGTCAGCGGTGAAAAGTCGGGAAAGAAAGCAGCCATCGGTTGCTGTGAAATCGATAGCTGCCATCGTGGGGATCCCCATCGTTATCGGTCTCATGCTGTGGGCATTCTTGGCGCCCACCTTTGCATCCGGGCCAGCCGGAGTGCCGATTGCGGTCTCTGTACCGGAGCCCATGCTCGATGGCATCTCGCAGAAGATTGAGAGCGCGGCTGGGGATGAGGCCCCGGAGATCGTCGTGAAGCACGGCGAGGCGGAGGTGCGAGACGCGGTGCTACAGCGTGAGGCTGTTGGCGGCCTCGCTATCTCTCCTCAGGGCGCGAATGCTTTCACGGCCGCGGGAAATGGTGCTCCCTACGTTGCGATGGTTGACGGTCTTGCGAGCCAGCTCGAGGCTCAGGGGATGACCGTGGAGAAGCGGGAGCTGGCACCGACGACGAAGGAGGACCCGCAGGCAAGCGGCATTGCATTGCTTGGCCTTCCGCTAGCTTTTGGTGGCATTATTTCCGCTGTCATTGCCACCTTTGCATTCCGTGGTAAGAAGTGGATCAAGATGGGAGTGCTCGTTGGTATCGCGCTGGTGGGTGCGCTTATTGCTACGTGGATGCTGCACTCGGTTTATGGAACCCTCGGTGGCAGCTTCGCTGCCGAGTGGATGGCCATCGCAGCGGGTATCCTTGCGACTTCTGCGGTAACCGCCGGCCTCGCGGGAGTGATGGGGGCCGCGGGCATCGGAATCGGTGCTGTGGCGACCATCTTCCTGGCGAACCCGCTGTCGGGTCTGGCGACGGGACCATGGCTGCTTCCTGCCGGGTGGTCGACGCTGGGGCAGTGGATGCCCATCGGCGCGACGGGCCACTTGGTCCGTTCACTGTCCTTCTTTGATGGCAATGGTGCCGTCCATGCGTGGTGGGCACTGGGGCTGTGGATCGTTGTCGGTCTAGTGTTGCTGGCCTTCGATAGGTCGCGCGCTAAGGAAGACGTTGCCGTTGAGGAAAAGGTTTAAGCAAAACCAAAAGAGACTGGATGGAGGACACCATCCAGTCTCTTTTTATGTAGTTAGAGTTTTGCCTCGATGTGCCGTGCTTGCACGGCGCTGCGCGCTGCTTAGCGTGCAGCCAGAACCTGTGCCAGCGGGTCGATGACGTGGCGGTTTGCGGAGTAGAAGGCGTTGAAGTTGTGGCGGTTAGCCTTGTACTGCTCAGTGAAGGAAGCCGGGATGGTCAGACCGTACTGGGTAGCGGTGTTCTCGATGAGGGCGTAGAGAGCGTCGGAAGCCAGCTCATCGGTCGGCTGCTCGGCAGCCTCCTGGACAGCCTGCGGTGCCTCAGCCGGAGCCTGCGGTGCGGCCGGCGCCGGAGCGGCGTTGACGTTGCGCGGGGTCGGGGCAGAGTTCAGGCCCAGGCTAGCGGAGCAAGCCGGCCATGCGCCCCAGCCCTGCTGTGCCAAGGTGCGCTCAGCGACAGCAATCTGCTGCTCGCGGGTAGCCAGGTTAGCGGTCGGTGCGAACTCGCCGCCACCGAAGGCCTGCCAGGTCTGAGCGCTGAACTGCAGACCGCCGTGGTAGCCGTTGCCGGTGTTGATGGCCCAGTTGCCGCCGGACTCGCACTGTGCGAGGCGGTCCCAATCGGAATCCGGTGCAGCGGCTGCGTTCGGAGCCATGATGGCTGCGGCGGCGCCCACGGCAACGGTGGAAGCGGCAAACTTGGTTGCGATGGACTTGTTCTTAGCGGAGTGGCGTCCCATTAAAGTATTCCTTCTCTAGGTTGTTCTTGCTTTCTCGCGCCCAGATGATGCCCAGTCCGGCATGTAGTTTTGCAATTGATGTTCATGTTCATGCACATCATGTGTGGCCGCCGTGTGGAAGCCCGGACTGTGTCTGGGGCGAGACTTCCACGGCCGGCGGCCGAAGTGCCTGTGGGAAAGAGTAGCGGTTTATAACGAAACAGTCACGTTAAATGCTCTAAAACGGTAACGAAAGTATCGATTCTCTTATGTTTTCCCTGTTCGCGCCGTGAATGTTAGCTATATCACATATGTAACGGGTGTGGTTGCTGGGGTGATATCTGGCAAGGGGTTTTCTGCTGGGGTGGACCAGGGTTAAGCTATATCTCTTTATAAGTTCCACGGATAGTTTCTCCGCGCGGCCGCTTGAATTCTGATCACGCTTCGCCGCGCCTCCTCGTTCCAGAATTCCGGAGCCTATAGGTCTGCTACTTGGTAGCGCCTAAGCTTTGAAAGAGGAGAGACGGAAAGAAAGTGAGTGAAGAGCCATGCCTATCGGCAAAGTGAAGTGGTATGACGCGGACAAGGGCTTCGGCTTTGTCAGCAACCCCGGCGATGAAGACGTCTACGTTGGCCGCAATGTGCTGCCCAAGGGCGTTGATGAGCTGTTCCCAGGCCAGCGCATCGACTTCGACTTCGCTGCTGGCCGCCGCGGCCCGCAGGCGCTGCGCGTGAAGGTGCTGGATGCTCCGCGCCGCCGCACCCCGGCCCGCAAGCCGGAAGAGCTGGCGAGCATGCTTTCCGACGTCATGACGCTGCTCGAAACCCAGGTGCAACCTGTGCTGAGCCAGGGGCGCTACCCAGAGCGCAAGACCGGCCGTCAGGTGGCTGAGATTCTGCGCGCTATTGCCAAGGACTTGGATAGCTAAGCGCCTAGAGGCTTAGGTCTAAACCTACAAAAGGGTCTAAACCTGCAAAAGTGCCCTAGTTGCCAAAAGTTGGGCTGATTTTTCAATGATCAGTCCGAAGTTTGGCAACTAGGGCACTTTGTCGTTTGTGTAGGCGCGTGGGGCAGCGCGCGCCGCAGCGCTGCTACTTCTCAGCTGGAGCTTCGCCCGTGGCCTTGGACTCCTTGAGCTCCTCATCCGTCATGGTGGACAGGGACCACACCGTGTGCATTGGGGTCTCTTCGCCGTTGGTATCGCTGCCAATCATGAGCGTGGAAATCTCCACCACCTTTAGCTGGGGGCGCTCGCCGGTGGAGGCCTCAATCGGCGGCACGGAGCCGGGGATCTCTAGCAAGGTGGTTTCGTTGGCGCCGTGAGCGGTGCTGTCATTGGCGGCCGGGTCATCATAGATGGACAGCACGGACCACTCGTGGTTGTAGATAGCCTCGGGAATCTCCAACTTCAGCGTGTCATCGGGGCCCACCGTGAGGTTTGGCACCTCACCTTCCTCGCAGTCGGCGCCGGGCTCGCATGCGCTATAGGGCGCGACCTCCAGTGTCTTATCACCTACCGTGGCTGTGATGGTGACGTCTTTCGGGTCGGGACCCGGGCGGTCATTCCACCACTTTTGGAACATCACCACCGCCACGACAATGACTGCCACGGCGATAATGAGCGCCAGAAATTGCAGCAGTGACTTCTTCCTTGCTTGCTTCACGGTAGCCATGGCTGAAAATCCTACTCGAAGCGCACCCGGTACAGCTCATCCCATAGCTTGCCGGTGATCCAGAACTCGTCTGTGCCCGGGATATGGGCAATGCCGTTGAGGACCGCATTGGGATCTGCAAAGGGAACGTGGTTGAGGTTCGCGGTATCAATGACCGCAGTGACCACGCCAGATTCCGGGTCGATGCGCAGGATATCCTCGCTCATCCAGACATTGGCATAGACCGCGCCATCGACACACTCAAGTTCATTGAGGTTGTCCACGAGGGAACCGTCGAGAGTGACCTCGGTGCGTGGGCCGAGCTCCTCAAAGGTCTTTGGATCGAGATGACGCAGTGTGGCGGAACCATCGGACATGATGAGCTCGGAACCCGCGTTGCACAGGCCCCAGCCTTCGCCGTCGTAGGTGGCACGGTCGAGCTCCTCGAAGGTCTCGGGATCACGCAGGAAAGCCGTACCGGATTTCCACGTCAACTGCCAGATGCCGGCGTCGGTCTGAGTGATGCCCTCGCCGAAGAATGAGCTCTTGAGCGCGGTTTCTTCCGACGGGGTATGCGCACCCGGTTCAAGGCGCAGCAATCGAGACTTACCTGTGAGTCCAGTGCCGATCAGCAGGTTGCCAGCGGGGTCAACCTCCAAGCCCTGGGTGAAGGTATCGGGAGGTAGGGGTGCGGTGTCGAGGACGGTGACGCTAAGGCGCTCTGGGGAGCTTGCGCTTGGCGACGCCCCACCCGTCCCTGCGGACGAGGATGCGTCCTTATGTGCGGGTTGAGAAGAGCATGATGTTAAGGGCGCGAGCAGTGTGGCAGCGGAGAGGACGGCAGTAAGCGCGCGGAGGGCGCGGGCGGTGTGGGGGAGAGGCATGACTGTCATTGTGCACTATGGCGCGGTACGTGATTAATAATGGGAGAGTGACTCGCAAGAAAAAGATGCATTCCCCGCTTCTCGATTCGACCGCCGTCAACCTGGCGCGCCGGGCCGTGGAGGAGGTGGGCGAGGGGGACGTCGGCAAGCACCGCGGCGTTGCCGGTGTGGGCCGCAACGTGGCCACTCACCGCTTTGATGCGCACGTGCCGGGCTATCCGGGGTGGGAGTGGCACGCCGTTGTTGCCTGTGCGGAAGGCTCGCGTACGCCGACCGTCAATGAGGTCGCGCTTGTTCCCGGCGGCCAGGCCCTTCAGGCACCGGAGTGGGTTCCTTATTCCGAGCGCCTGCGCCCAGGAGACCTT contains:
- a CDS encoding IS3 family transposase (programmed frameshift), whose product is MPRYSEQFKRDAVALYENNEDLSLHAASAELGINRSSLYSWLKQYGTGKRVRTKSMRDKAQATTDSERIRQLEKEVSKLREERDILRKAAKYFAGRDTLVIRFQFVYDHRTEYSVKRMCHVLKLNRSSFYKWVNTREKRRLKMCSDALIGARIKSIFDDEHGLYGAKRIAASLKADTDFPPINHKKVARIMKSMGLKGFTKQRRCVTTRRKPGHRVMPDLVGRKFTADKPNQVYVGDITYLPCKGGKNMYLATVIDVYSRKLVGHALADHMRVSLVIEALSHASKVRGSLKGVIFHSDHGSVYTSQAFQDHCTQLGVRQSMGAVGTSADNALAESFNATLKREVLRDRKVFDNPIICRQEVFRWCMRYNTRRRHSWCNLLAPDDFEALTSATLTQAA
- a CDS encoding CPBP family intramembrane glutamic endopeptidase, encoding MPTASLTLPGVVLVQGVSGAAILRAVGEEIFFRGFLGGLFLRRWGLWGGNTLQAALFLVPHLVLLSVDVHLWPILPVQFLSGWILGAVRYRSGSIIECSILHAAVNVGIGLLAG
- a CDS encoding aminotransferase class I/II-fold pyridoxal phosphate-dependent enzyme; this translates as MTVERLQEFGETIFATMTALAVENDAVNLGQGFPDSDGPQRMLEIAQENIAGGNNQYAPLRGVSELLSAIAETYSVPQDHVVVTAGATEAITATVLGLVEPGHEVIVLEPYYDAYAAAIALADATRIPVPLKESGNSWDIDVDAVRAAVTDKTAMVIINTPHNPTGSVFSREALTELAELCVERDLLVLADEVYENLTFGTEHVSIASLPGMASRTVTVSSAAKSFNCTGWKTGWAIAEPKLLDGVIKAKQFTTFVSTTPFQPAVAHALRYEQDWLDGMVSELAECRSILVEGLKQLGFHVHDTGGTYYVVADVSSTGLSGIDFCMQLPETKGVAAIPLAAFTDNPEPWKYKVRFAFCKRPEVIREAVRRLTDER
- a CDS encoding DUF3239 domain-containing protein, which codes for MKIFKFEVNEDFAKKNNELLRDSARLRNSGLIMGLLFIIGGIAVYFGMEAVWRITLALGMVLFGIFCAVIGVLASSKVGSAQKLYDSYPLAPAVVAEVNERDMVLMALVNTNVDPKAPPRWGACLRTVTNIPGIKRTVGTKVPVAAVSGQRSSDDKEHWQQITPMPIAWGTPDAETVTIARKSIPEDQWQRLERARKRLTDVKATKYDLLVL
- a CDS encoding DNA repair helicase XPB, with protein sequence MPGPLIVQSDKTVLLEVDHPQANEARAALAPFAELERAPEHIHTYRITPLALWNARAAGHDAEQVVDVLENYSRFPVPQALLIDVAETMSSYGRVRLLAHPAHGLILESDEPVILEELTRTKKVSELLGPRIDDNTIAVPPSARGRLKQELLKASWPADDRAGYVDGESHPIALSTKEVDWQLRDYQQYAADSFWSGGSGIVVLPCGAGKTIVGAAAMAKAQATTLILVTNTVAGRQWRDELLRRTSLTPEEIGEYSGEKKEIKPITIATYQVVTRKTKGEYRALELFDSHDWGLIIYDEVHLLPAPVFRMTSDLQSRRRLGLTATLIREDGREGDVFSLIGPKRYDAPWKELESAGYIATADCVEVRVDMTQEERLLYATAQARERYRIAASASAKLRAVDKLLKKHAGQQALIIGAYVDQLEELGEHLDAPVIDGKTSTAKREKLFQQFREGELPTLVVSKVANFSIDLPEAALAIQVSGTFGSRQEEAQRLGRLLRPKKDGQEATFYTLVARESIDAEYAMHRQRFLAEQGYAYRLVDEVDL
- a CDS encoding helicase-associated domain-containing protein, translated to MTSPSNRAHVTESYREWLSQLPAEDLRALLSNRSDVLSPAPKDFDALASRLTLPMHVADALAASNAEQLAALEDIAQRGGEVDMVEDTNPTITKQLKERGLVFGNAPQVRIVTAVMGSLPTGWSLRNQVEFDAQDIEALTPEERHILDALAKGDGVGYTTDTEPDINSDDPAKRLLAKGFLERINAHSVRLPRALARALVGDATPPIPTTPSGRAGTPEPDSKADDAGAAAGLEAVRGMERLIELLGSHPVALLKDSSVGVRPLNQLAKDLDLDKEEVGRLIALGHHARLLHRGEPDGLEGHFLAPTTGSQDWLEADLGEKWRILLDAWRTSPWATWSDTRVLADDSAVRRLPRFRSFVLGVYAHSAVALNSEEFWEDLRFRSPLFASHTRTLTIENLRAEAEWIGAIALGKATRVLADSAAAASLVPDTVSEFIIQQDLTVLVPGPLEPDTHRTLASLADLESPGLASVYRISESTIRRGMDQGLTAQEMTSFLDKHCPTGVPQALEFAIGDVAKRHGTLRSGPALSYLRSEDPALLELAVASVAGLRLLAPTVAVSQLRVGELLEKLRAKGLSPTPEDESGASLTVAPEPYLLPTPRTKPGKRDPASVEQALQALQKSAQDPSAHQEEEPDPLTLARAAARFHADIVISYADKSGDIRTVTVTPLSVEGGYIDALGTAGKPVRFPVHRISSVRFADRD